From Scatophagus argus isolate fScaArg1 chromosome 2, fScaArg1.pri, whole genome shotgun sequence, a single genomic window includes:
- the sh3d19 gene encoding SH3 domain-containing protein 19 isoform X2, whose product MAEARREEEGEMGRRDPRDVGNRSQTADHPERTKPDHLNSCQGPLSSIRAAIKRTRTNSQSDHTRERRRPEITIVSAEPLASNSWFSGPSVVFPPPLPPQKGWSTGIQAVSQPPPSYDQVIQEKTQEEHIVKPTAAPRRTTCTATSATQTDPVREDASTVAPQSVQKRPAGKRPQKPPRPALLKPVKREPATEPTDEEVATNTAPPTSSEEQSDPKSEVKQTNQADFSHTCTRSVTVHWDIPTANLSTTAAETTTSTSDSEHNQRPVPLPRTKARKQAVTEEVKIQTLVRLSENCDNSHSDPEEVSSSKYLKELLEIFNADNKRENNSDTVEQTDETLQGENAGGEMSASHSQRNIRARIQAFESQAEATEPVKPEPRPRKAINKPPVAAKPSAALKPQFSHSIDDDFQGVSSTNLISATRPQPPKKPVGLSIKDELEALNNRAVIPNRSRPSVLTRANSIYEEEPPPVPPTPPVKPFKEPLKLNLNINNHNSASMFKENEYVDNPSNHIPVKPLHNADSNGGSFTRQSVSRRPTTIRVPSRTGSLSDHFQDGPPPLPPQKPVGNLSTSTNHRQSLIPILPHQDSFQSGPELSLPPRRLSTSKTLPPRPPPAKTGPGRPPPPNLQSTGRSQSAPQEATPKPQAQKPHRKGPVLPPRPNPGHRLYNKYTLQLSHGIAAVDYNGANTGELTFQKNEVLLLLEEIDRNTFECQVGDSRGRVRKSHIKVITPLDSVSNASPPQGASPTGSSLAGYGLKVQALHDFIPVGPGELGLRAGDVVTMVEQVDSEWYKGTCRGATGFFPINYVKVLSNSPKPLPERKVKPPPATVSGPRCVARFDFEGEHSDELTFSEGDVIQLKAYVGQDWARGQIGISTGIFPLNFVEVIEDLPPPLIQQQTQVNKIALPGMVTSPSTHPEVAKPSQASQSGVEWVVALYDFAGNSEGDLSFQQGDCILISQHINAEWSRGRLGGREGIFPIAFVESCTGQQSSVDQQKIAAVGGRARAMYEFTSDCDEELSLQVGDIITGLESVDEEWYLGDLRGKRALVPKNYVQVLT is encoded by the exons ATGGCCGAAGCCCGGcgtgaagaggagggagagatggggcGCAGAGATCCGCGGGATGTCGGGAACAGGAGCCAAACAGCAG atCATCCTGAAAGAACCAAGCCAGATCATTTAAATTCTTG ccAAGGACCGCTGTCTTCTATACGAGCTGCTATCAAACGAA CAAGAACAAACTCCCAGAGTGATCACACCAGAGAAAGAAG GCGACCAGAGATCACCATCGTCTCAGCAGAACCTCTGGCCAGTAACAGCTGGTTCTCAGGACCCTCTGTGgttttccctcctccccttcctcctcagAAAGGCTGGTCAACAGGCATACAGGCTGTTTCCCAG CCCCCACCATCCTATGACCAGGTGATTCAAGAGAAGACCCAGGAAGAGCATATTGTCAAGCCCACTGCAGCCCCCCGCCGGACCACCTGCACCGCCACAAGTGCCACGCAGACTGACCCTGTGAGGGAAGACGCCTCCACCGTTGCCCCGCAGTCAGTGCAGAAAAGACCAGCTG GTAAAAGGCCACAAAAACCACCAAGGCCAGCGCTTCTGAAACCAGTGAAAAGAGAACCTGCCACTGAACCCACCGATGAGGAGGTTGCAACAAATACTGCACCACCCACAAGCTCTGAGGAGCAAAGTGACCCCAAGTCGGAAGTAAAGCAAACCAATCAAGCAGATTTCTCTCATACATGCACCAGATCTGTCACTGTACACTGGGATATTCCTACAGCAAACCTTTCTACCACTGCTGCTGAAACTACTACCTCTACTTCAGATTCAGAACACAATCAACGGCCCGTTCCTCTTCCTCGTACAAAAGCCCGAAAGCAGGCAGTTACAGAAGAGGTCAAAATTCAGACTTTGGTCAGGCTCAGTGAAAATTGTGACAACAGTCACTCTGATCCAGAAGAGGTTTCATCGAGTAAGTATTTAAAGGAGTTATTGGAGATATTTAATGCAGATAACAAGCGTGAGAACAACAGCGACACTGTAGAACAAACAGACGAGACCTTACAAGGTGAAAATGCTGGTGGCGAGATGAGCGCTAGCCACAGTCAACGCAACATCCGGGCCAGGATCCAGGCCTTTGAGAGTCAGGCTGAGGCAACTGAACCAGTCAAACCCGAACCTCGACCTAGGAAGGCCATCAACAAACCCCCAGTTGCTGCTAAACCTTCTGCAGCTCTTAAACCTCAGTTTAGCCACAGTATAGACGATGACTTCCAGGGTGTCTCATCTACAAACCTTATATCAGCCACCAGACCTCAGCCTCCTAAGAAACCTGTGGGACTGTCCATAAAAGACGAACTAGAAGCTTTAAACAACAGGGCAGTCATCCCAAACAGATCACGTCCTTCTGTGCTGACCAGAGCTAACAGCATCTATGAAGAGGAACCTCCACCAGTTCCACCAACACCTCCGGTGAAGCCTTTTAAGGAACCCCTGAAACTGAACCTTAATATAAACAACCACAACTCAGCGTCCATGTTCAAAGAGAATGAGTATGTGGACAATCCATCAA ATCACATCCCAGTCAAACCTCTGCACAATGCAGACAGCAATGGAGGCTCTTTCACCAGACAAAGTGTATCACGGAGACCAACCACCATCAGGGTCCCCAGCAGAACTGGTTCAT TGTCAGATCATTTTCAGGACGGCCCCCCTCCTCTTCCGCCTCAGAAGCCCGTAGGCAACCTAAGCACCTCAACCAACCACAGACAAAGCCTGATACCCATCCTCCCCCATCAG GATTCTTTCCAGTCTGGGCCAGAGTTATCACTGCCACCTCG GAGGCTGAGTACAAGCAAAACCCTTCCACCTCGCCCACCTCCAGCCAAAACAGGCCCAGGAAGACCTCCCCCACCCAACCTTCAGTCCACAGGTCGATCCCAGTCAGCACCACAGGAAGCTACACCGAAGCCCCAGGCACAAAAGCCCCACAGGAAAGGACCTGTCTTACCTCCAAGGCCCAACCCAGGCCACCGTCTCTACAACAAATACACT CTTCAGCTTTCTCATGGGATTGCTGCCGTGGACTACAATGGGGCTAATACAGGAGAACTGACATTTCAG AAGAATGAAGtgcttctgctgctggaggagattGACCGCAATACATTTGAGTGCCAAGTTGGAGATTCGAGAGGCAGAGTCCGCAAGTCTCACATTAAGGTCATAACTCCTCTCGACTCCGTCTCAAACGCGTCCCCACCACAG GGTGCCAGTCCGACTGGTTCAAGTTTAGCTGGTTATGGGCTGAAGGTGCAGGCCTTACACGACTTCATTCCAG TGGGTCCAGGAGAACTCGGTCTGAGAGCTGGAGATGTTGTGACCATGGTGGAGCAGGTGGATAGTGAGTGGTACAAGGGCACCTGTCGGGGAGCTACTGGTTTCTTTCCCATCAATTATGTCAAAGTCCTG TCAAATTCACCAAAACCCCTCCCTGAACGGAAAGTGAAGCCGCCACCTGCTACAGTCAG TGGTCCAAGATGCGTGGCGAGATTCGACTTCGAGGGGGAGCACAGTGATGAGCTGACGTTCTCTGAGGGGGATGTGATCCAGCTGAAGGCGTACGTTGGACAGGACTGGGCTCGAGGACAGATTGGCATCTCTACTGGTATCTTCCCTCTTAACTTTGTGGAGGTCATTGAAGATCTGCCTCCACCTCTGATTCAACAGCAGACACAGGTCAACAAGATAGCATTGCCTG GCATGGTTACTTCTCCAAGTACACACCCTGAGGTTGCCAAACCTTCtcag GCATCTCAGTCTGGCGTGGAGTGGGTGGTGGCTCTGTATGACTTTGCTGGCAATTCGGAGGGCGACCTGTCCTTTCAACAGGGCGACTGCATCCTGATCAGCCAGCACATTAATGCTGAGTGGAGCCGCGGCAGGCTCGGCGGCAGAGAGGGCATATTCCCCATTGCTTTTGTTGAGAGCTGCACAG GCCAGCAGTCATCTGTTGACCAGCAGAAGATAGCTGCTGTTGGGGGCAGAGCCAGGGCCATGTATGAGTTCACATCAGACTGTGATGAGGAGCTCTCTCTGCAG GTTGGAGATATTATAACCGGTCTGGAGTCTGTTGATGAAGAATGGTACCTGGGGGATTTGAGAGGAAAGCGGGCCCTGGTACCTAAAAACTATGTGCAAGTACTAACCTAA
- the sh3d19 gene encoding SH3 domain-containing protein 19 isoform X1, whose protein sequence is MAEARREEEGEMGRRDPRDVGNRSQTADHPERTKPDHLNSCQGPLSSIRAAIKRTRTNSQSDHTRERRRPEITIVSAEPLASNSWFSGPSVVFPPPLPPQKGWSTGIQAVSQPPPSYDQVIQEKTQEEHIVKPTAAPRRTTCTATSATQTDPVREDASTVAPQSVQKRPAGKRPQKPPRPALLKPVKREPATEPTDEEVATNTAPPTSSEEQSDPKSEVKQTNQADFSHTCTRSVTVHWDIPTANLSTTAAETTTSTSDSEHNQRPVPLPRTKARKQAVTEEVKIQTLVRLSENCDNSHSDPEEVSSSKYLKELLEIFNADNKRENNSDTVEQTDETLQGENAGGEMSASHSQRNIRARIQAFESQAEATEPVKPEPRPRKAINKPPVAAKPSAALKPQFSHSIDDDFQGVSSTNLISATRPQPPKKPVGLSIKDELEALNNRAVIPNRSRPSVLTRANSIYEEEPPPVPPTPPVKPFKEPLKLNLNINNHNSASMFKENEYVDNPSNHIPVKPLHNADSNGGSFTRQSVSRRPTTIRVPSRTGSLSDHFQDGPPPLPPQKPVGNLSTSTNHRQSLIPILPHQDSFQSGPELSLPPRRLSTSKTLPPRPPPAKTGPGRPPPPNLQSTGRSQSAPQEATPKPQAQKPHRKGPVLPPRPNPGHRLYNKYTLQLSHGIAAVDYNGANTGELTFQKNEVLLLLEEIDRNTFECQVGDSRGRVRKSHIKVITPLDSVSNASPPQGASPTGSSLAGYGLKVQALHDFIPVGPGELGLRAGDVVTMVEQVDSEWYKGTCRGATGFFPINYVKVLSNSPKPLPERKVKPPPATVSGPRCVARFDFEGEHSDELTFSEGDVIQLKAYVGQDWARGQIGISTGIFPLNFVEVIEDLPPPLIQQQTQVNKIALPGMVTSPSTHPEVAKPSQASQSGVEWVVALYDFAGNSEGDLSFQQGDCILISQHINAEWSRGRLGGREGIFPIAFVESCTAGQQSSVDQQKIAAVGGRARAMYEFTSDCDEELSLQVGDIITGLESVDEEWYLGDLRGKRALVPKNYVQVLT, encoded by the exons ATGGCCGAAGCCCGGcgtgaagaggagggagagatggggcGCAGAGATCCGCGGGATGTCGGGAACAGGAGCCAAACAGCAG atCATCCTGAAAGAACCAAGCCAGATCATTTAAATTCTTG ccAAGGACCGCTGTCTTCTATACGAGCTGCTATCAAACGAA CAAGAACAAACTCCCAGAGTGATCACACCAGAGAAAGAAG GCGACCAGAGATCACCATCGTCTCAGCAGAACCTCTGGCCAGTAACAGCTGGTTCTCAGGACCCTCTGTGgttttccctcctccccttcctcctcagAAAGGCTGGTCAACAGGCATACAGGCTGTTTCCCAG CCCCCACCATCCTATGACCAGGTGATTCAAGAGAAGACCCAGGAAGAGCATATTGTCAAGCCCACTGCAGCCCCCCGCCGGACCACCTGCACCGCCACAAGTGCCACGCAGACTGACCCTGTGAGGGAAGACGCCTCCACCGTTGCCCCGCAGTCAGTGCAGAAAAGACCAGCTG GTAAAAGGCCACAAAAACCACCAAGGCCAGCGCTTCTGAAACCAGTGAAAAGAGAACCTGCCACTGAACCCACCGATGAGGAGGTTGCAACAAATACTGCACCACCCACAAGCTCTGAGGAGCAAAGTGACCCCAAGTCGGAAGTAAAGCAAACCAATCAAGCAGATTTCTCTCATACATGCACCAGATCTGTCACTGTACACTGGGATATTCCTACAGCAAACCTTTCTACCACTGCTGCTGAAACTACTACCTCTACTTCAGATTCAGAACACAATCAACGGCCCGTTCCTCTTCCTCGTACAAAAGCCCGAAAGCAGGCAGTTACAGAAGAGGTCAAAATTCAGACTTTGGTCAGGCTCAGTGAAAATTGTGACAACAGTCACTCTGATCCAGAAGAGGTTTCATCGAGTAAGTATTTAAAGGAGTTATTGGAGATATTTAATGCAGATAACAAGCGTGAGAACAACAGCGACACTGTAGAACAAACAGACGAGACCTTACAAGGTGAAAATGCTGGTGGCGAGATGAGCGCTAGCCACAGTCAACGCAACATCCGGGCCAGGATCCAGGCCTTTGAGAGTCAGGCTGAGGCAACTGAACCAGTCAAACCCGAACCTCGACCTAGGAAGGCCATCAACAAACCCCCAGTTGCTGCTAAACCTTCTGCAGCTCTTAAACCTCAGTTTAGCCACAGTATAGACGATGACTTCCAGGGTGTCTCATCTACAAACCTTATATCAGCCACCAGACCTCAGCCTCCTAAGAAACCTGTGGGACTGTCCATAAAAGACGAACTAGAAGCTTTAAACAACAGGGCAGTCATCCCAAACAGATCACGTCCTTCTGTGCTGACCAGAGCTAACAGCATCTATGAAGAGGAACCTCCACCAGTTCCACCAACACCTCCGGTGAAGCCTTTTAAGGAACCCCTGAAACTGAACCTTAATATAAACAACCACAACTCAGCGTCCATGTTCAAAGAGAATGAGTATGTGGACAATCCATCAA ATCACATCCCAGTCAAACCTCTGCACAATGCAGACAGCAATGGAGGCTCTTTCACCAGACAAAGTGTATCACGGAGACCAACCACCATCAGGGTCCCCAGCAGAACTGGTTCAT TGTCAGATCATTTTCAGGACGGCCCCCCTCCTCTTCCGCCTCAGAAGCCCGTAGGCAACCTAAGCACCTCAACCAACCACAGACAAAGCCTGATACCCATCCTCCCCCATCAG GATTCTTTCCAGTCTGGGCCAGAGTTATCACTGCCACCTCG GAGGCTGAGTACAAGCAAAACCCTTCCACCTCGCCCACCTCCAGCCAAAACAGGCCCAGGAAGACCTCCCCCACCCAACCTTCAGTCCACAGGTCGATCCCAGTCAGCACCACAGGAAGCTACACCGAAGCCCCAGGCACAAAAGCCCCACAGGAAAGGACCTGTCTTACCTCCAAGGCCCAACCCAGGCCACCGTCTCTACAACAAATACACT CTTCAGCTTTCTCATGGGATTGCTGCCGTGGACTACAATGGGGCTAATACAGGAGAACTGACATTTCAG AAGAATGAAGtgcttctgctgctggaggagattGACCGCAATACATTTGAGTGCCAAGTTGGAGATTCGAGAGGCAGAGTCCGCAAGTCTCACATTAAGGTCATAACTCCTCTCGACTCCGTCTCAAACGCGTCCCCACCACAG GGTGCCAGTCCGACTGGTTCAAGTTTAGCTGGTTATGGGCTGAAGGTGCAGGCCTTACACGACTTCATTCCAG TGGGTCCAGGAGAACTCGGTCTGAGAGCTGGAGATGTTGTGACCATGGTGGAGCAGGTGGATAGTGAGTGGTACAAGGGCACCTGTCGGGGAGCTACTGGTTTCTTTCCCATCAATTATGTCAAAGTCCTG TCAAATTCACCAAAACCCCTCCCTGAACGGAAAGTGAAGCCGCCACCTGCTACAGTCAG TGGTCCAAGATGCGTGGCGAGATTCGACTTCGAGGGGGAGCACAGTGATGAGCTGACGTTCTCTGAGGGGGATGTGATCCAGCTGAAGGCGTACGTTGGACAGGACTGGGCTCGAGGACAGATTGGCATCTCTACTGGTATCTTCCCTCTTAACTTTGTGGAGGTCATTGAAGATCTGCCTCCACCTCTGATTCAACAGCAGACACAGGTCAACAAGATAGCATTGCCTG GCATGGTTACTTCTCCAAGTACACACCCTGAGGTTGCCAAACCTTCtcag GCATCTCAGTCTGGCGTGGAGTGGGTGGTGGCTCTGTATGACTTTGCTGGCAATTCGGAGGGCGACCTGTCCTTTCAACAGGGCGACTGCATCCTGATCAGCCAGCACATTAATGCTGAGTGGAGCCGCGGCAGGCTCGGCGGCAGAGAGGGCATATTCCCCATTGCTTTTGTTGAGAGCTGCACAG CAGGCCAGCAGTCATCTGTTGACCAGCAGAAGATAGCTGCTGTTGGGGGCAGAGCCAGGGCCATGTATGAGTTCACATCAGACTGTGATGAGGAGCTCTCTCTGCAG GTTGGAGATATTATAACCGGTCTGGAGTCTGTTGATGAAGAATGGTACCTGGGGGATTTGAGAGGAAAGCGGGCCCTGGTACCTAAAAACTATGTGCAAGTACTAACCTAA
- the sh3d19 gene encoding SH3 domain-containing protein 19 isoform X3, protein MAEARREEEGEMGRRDPRDVGNRSQTADHPERTKPDHLNSCQGPLSSIRAAIKRTRTNSQSDHTRERRRPEITIVSAEPLASNSWFSGPSVVFPPPLPPQKGWSTGIQAVSQPPPSYDQVIQEKTQEEHIVKPTAAPRRTTCTATSATQTDPVREDASTVAPQSVQKRPAGKRPQKPPRPALLKPVKREPATEPTDEEVATNTAPPTSSEEQSDPKSEVKQTNQADFSHTCTRSVTVHWDIPTANLSTTAAETTTSTSDSEHNQRPVPLPRTKARKQAVTEEVKIQTLVRLSENCDNSHSDPEEVSSSKYLKELLEIFNADNKRENNSDTVEQTDETLQGENAGGEMSASHSQRNIRARIQAFESQAEATEPVKPEPRPRKAINKPPVAAKPSAALKPQFSHSIDDDFQGVSSTNLISATRPQPPKKPVGLSIKDELEALNNRAVIPNRSRPSVLTRANSIYEEEPPPVPPTPPVKPFKEPLKLNLNINNHNSASMFKENEYVDNPSNHIPVKPLHNADSNGGSFTRQSVSRRPTTIRVPSRTGSLSDHFQDGPPPLPPQKPVGNLSTSTNHRQSLIPILPHQDSFQSGPELSLPPRRLSTSKTLPPRPPPAKTGPGRPPPPNLQSTGRSQSAPQEATPKPQAQKPHRKGPVLPPRPNPGHRLYNKYTLQLSHGIAAVDYNGANTGELTFQNEVLLLLEEIDRNTFECQVGDSRGRVRKSHIKVITPLDSVSNASPPQGASPTGSSLAGYGLKVQALHDFIPVGPGELGLRAGDVVTMVEQVDSEWYKGTCRGATGFFPINYVKVLSNSPKPLPERKVKPPPATVSGPRCVARFDFEGEHSDELTFSEGDVIQLKAYVGQDWARGQIGISTGIFPLNFVEVIEDLPPPLIQQQTQVNKIALPGMVTSPSTHPEVAKPSQASQSGVEWVVALYDFAGNSEGDLSFQQGDCILISQHINAEWSRGRLGGREGIFPIAFVESCTAGQQSSVDQQKIAAVGGRARAMYEFTSDCDEELSLQVGDIITGLESVDEEWYLGDLRGKRALVPKNYVQVLT, encoded by the exons ATGGCCGAAGCCCGGcgtgaagaggagggagagatggggcGCAGAGATCCGCGGGATGTCGGGAACAGGAGCCAAACAGCAG atCATCCTGAAAGAACCAAGCCAGATCATTTAAATTCTTG ccAAGGACCGCTGTCTTCTATACGAGCTGCTATCAAACGAA CAAGAACAAACTCCCAGAGTGATCACACCAGAGAAAGAAG GCGACCAGAGATCACCATCGTCTCAGCAGAACCTCTGGCCAGTAACAGCTGGTTCTCAGGACCCTCTGTGgttttccctcctccccttcctcctcagAAAGGCTGGTCAACAGGCATACAGGCTGTTTCCCAG CCCCCACCATCCTATGACCAGGTGATTCAAGAGAAGACCCAGGAAGAGCATATTGTCAAGCCCACTGCAGCCCCCCGCCGGACCACCTGCACCGCCACAAGTGCCACGCAGACTGACCCTGTGAGGGAAGACGCCTCCACCGTTGCCCCGCAGTCAGTGCAGAAAAGACCAGCTG GTAAAAGGCCACAAAAACCACCAAGGCCAGCGCTTCTGAAACCAGTGAAAAGAGAACCTGCCACTGAACCCACCGATGAGGAGGTTGCAACAAATACTGCACCACCCACAAGCTCTGAGGAGCAAAGTGACCCCAAGTCGGAAGTAAAGCAAACCAATCAAGCAGATTTCTCTCATACATGCACCAGATCTGTCACTGTACACTGGGATATTCCTACAGCAAACCTTTCTACCACTGCTGCTGAAACTACTACCTCTACTTCAGATTCAGAACACAATCAACGGCCCGTTCCTCTTCCTCGTACAAAAGCCCGAAAGCAGGCAGTTACAGAAGAGGTCAAAATTCAGACTTTGGTCAGGCTCAGTGAAAATTGTGACAACAGTCACTCTGATCCAGAAGAGGTTTCATCGAGTAAGTATTTAAAGGAGTTATTGGAGATATTTAATGCAGATAACAAGCGTGAGAACAACAGCGACACTGTAGAACAAACAGACGAGACCTTACAAGGTGAAAATGCTGGTGGCGAGATGAGCGCTAGCCACAGTCAACGCAACATCCGGGCCAGGATCCAGGCCTTTGAGAGTCAGGCTGAGGCAACTGAACCAGTCAAACCCGAACCTCGACCTAGGAAGGCCATCAACAAACCCCCAGTTGCTGCTAAACCTTCTGCAGCTCTTAAACCTCAGTTTAGCCACAGTATAGACGATGACTTCCAGGGTGTCTCATCTACAAACCTTATATCAGCCACCAGACCTCAGCCTCCTAAGAAACCTGTGGGACTGTCCATAAAAGACGAACTAGAAGCTTTAAACAACAGGGCAGTCATCCCAAACAGATCACGTCCTTCTGTGCTGACCAGAGCTAACAGCATCTATGAAGAGGAACCTCCACCAGTTCCACCAACACCTCCGGTGAAGCCTTTTAAGGAACCCCTGAAACTGAACCTTAATATAAACAACCACAACTCAGCGTCCATGTTCAAAGAGAATGAGTATGTGGACAATCCATCAA ATCACATCCCAGTCAAACCTCTGCACAATGCAGACAGCAATGGAGGCTCTTTCACCAGACAAAGTGTATCACGGAGACCAACCACCATCAGGGTCCCCAGCAGAACTGGTTCAT TGTCAGATCATTTTCAGGACGGCCCCCCTCCTCTTCCGCCTCAGAAGCCCGTAGGCAACCTAAGCACCTCAACCAACCACAGACAAAGCCTGATACCCATCCTCCCCCATCAG GATTCTTTCCAGTCTGGGCCAGAGTTATCACTGCCACCTCG GAGGCTGAGTACAAGCAAAACCCTTCCACCTCGCCCACCTCCAGCCAAAACAGGCCCAGGAAGACCTCCCCCACCCAACCTTCAGTCCACAGGTCGATCCCAGTCAGCACCACAGGAAGCTACACCGAAGCCCCAGGCACAAAAGCCCCACAGGAAAGGACCTGTCTTACCTCCAAGGCCCAACCCAGGCCACCGTCTCTACAACAAATACACT CTTCAGCTTTCTCATGGGATTGCTGCCGTGGACTACAATGGGGCTAATACAGGAGAACTGACATTTCAG AATGAAGtgcttctgctgctggaggagattGACCGCAATACATTTGAGTGCCAAGTTGGAGATTCGAGAGGCAGAGTCCGCAAGTCTCACATTAAGGTCATAACTCCTCTCGACTCCGTCTCAAACGCGTCCCCACCACAG GGTGCCAGTCCGACTGGTTCAAGTTTAGCTGGTTATGGGCTGAAGGTGCAGGCCTTACACGACTTCATTCCAG TGGGTCCAGGAGAACTCGGTCTGAGAGCTGGAGATGTTGTGACCATGGTGGAGCAGGTGGATAGTGAGTGGTACAAGGGCACCTGTCGGGGAGCTACTGGTTTCTTTCCCATCAATTATGTCAAAGTCCTG TCAAATTCACCAAAACCCCTCCCTGAACGGAAAGTGAAGCCGCCACCTGCTACAGTCAG TGGTCCAAGATGCGTGGCGAGATTCGACTTCGAGGGGGAGCACAGTGATGAGCTGACGTTCTCTGAGGGGGATGTGATCCAGCTGAAGGCGTACGTTGGACAGGACTGGGCTCGAGGACAGATTGGCATCTCTACTGGTATCTTCCCTCTTAACTTTGTGGAGGTCATTGAAGATCTGCCTCCACCTCTGATTCAACAGCAGACACAGGTCAACAAGATAGCATTGCCTG GCATGGTTACTTCTCCAAGTACACACCCTGAGGTTGCCAAACCTTCtcag GCATCTCAGTCTGGCGTGGAGTGGGTGGTGGCTCTGTATGACTTTGCTGGCAATTCGGAGGGCGACCTGTCCTTTCAACAGGGCGACTGCATCCTGATCAGCCAGCACATTAATGCTGAGTGGAGCCGCGGCAGGCTCGGCGGCAGAGAGGGCATATTCCCCATTGCTTTTGTTGAGAGCTGCACAG CAGGCCAGCAGTCATCTGTTGACCAGCAGAAGATAGCTGCTGTTGGGGGCAGAGCCAGGGCCATGTATGAGTTCACATCAGACTGTGATGAGGAGCTCTCTCTGCAG GTTGGAGATATTATAACCGGTCTGGAGTCTGTTGATGAAGAATGGTACCTGGGGGATTTGAGAGGAAAGCGGGCCCTGGTACCTAAAAACTATGTGCAAGTACTAACCTAA